A region of Pontiella agarivorans DNA encodes the following proteins:
- the queA gene encoding tRNA preQ1(34) S-adenosylmethionine ribosyltransferase-isomerase QueA — protein sequence MKTDLFNYDLPPELIAQHPPERRELARMMVLHRDTGTIEHRQISDIVDYLREPDVVVVNNTKVIPARIFGHKASGGKVELLLLEETDSKVWKVLMKASRRPKVGDTLTLCSGKASAEMLYDGEQGEAVLNIRSDRPLMEILDEEGVPPLPPYIARKEQTPEQIAEDKNRYQTVFAKTPGSAAAPTAGLHFTPELFQTLEKQGVSKAELTLHVGLGTFRPVSAEIITDHEMHHERYEVSETAAAKISNARKTGGRVVAVGSTSVRTLESLPNIGSAEGSTNIFIYPPYDFKHVDAILTNFHLPKSTLLMMMSAFAGRDLMLKAYKTAVAEKYRFFSYGDCMLIL from the coding sequence ATGAAAACCGACCTGTTCAACTATGATCTGCCGCCTGAGCTCATTGCCCAGCACCCGCCCGAACGGCGCGAGCTGGCGCGTATGATGGTGCTGCACCGCGACACCGGAACCATCGAACACCGGCAGATCAGCGACATCGTCGACTATCTCCGCGAGCCCGATGTCGTCGTCGTCAACAACACCAAAGTCATCCCCGCCCGCATCTTCGGCCACAAAGCCTCCGGTGGAAAAGTGGAGTTGCTGCTGCTCGAGGAAACCGATTCCAAGGTCTGGAAAGTGCTCATGAAAGCCTCCCGCCGTCCAAAAGTCGGGGATACCCTCACGCTCTGCTCCGGCAAGGCCTCCGCTGAAATGCTCTACGACGGCGAACAGGGCGAAGCCGTCCTCAACATCCGCTCCGACCGGCCGCTTATGGAAATTCTCGACGAAGAAGGCGTGCCGCCGCTCCCGCCCTACATCGCCCGAAAAGAGCAAACGCCTGAACAGATCGCCGAAGACAAAAACCGATATCAGACCGTCTTCGCCAAAACCCCCGGTTCCGCCGCCGCGCCGACCGCCGGACTGCACTTCACGCCGGAACTTTTCCAGACCCTGGAAAAACAGGGCGTCAGCAAAGCCGAGCTCACCCTGCACGTCGGCCTCGGCACCTTCCGCCCCGTCTCCGCCGAAATCATCACCGATCATGAAATGCACCACGAGCGCTACGAAGTCTCCGAAACCGCCGCCGCAAAAATTTCCAATGCCCGGAAAACGGGCGGCCGCGTCGTCGCCGTCGGCTCCACCAGCGTCCGAACCCTCGAATCACTTCCAAACATTGGAAGTGCCGAAGGCTCCACCAACATTTTCATCTACCCGCCCTACGACTTCAAGCACGTCGACGCCATTCTCACCAACTTCCACCTGCCCAAATCCACGCTGCTCATGATGATGTCGGCCTTCGCCGGCCGCGACCTCATGCTCAAAGCCTACAAAACCGCCGTCGCCGAAAAGTACCGCTTCTTCAGCTACGGCGACTGCATGCTGATTCTCTGA
- a CDS encoding type II secretion system protein yields the protein MKRSTTFMRRQAFTLIELMVVIAIIGILFTLVSPQIGKARLRGKLTQQAHRAKSIVEAITAKEAASRFSQGWPQAAEYNSSTAFLKSLVEEGYLDVDYAFFAAPGMTPARSATDFSPENNAWCILKGVNDTTPGHTPVVFLRNMNAGSGFLADEEPFGDKGFAYATKNGEAVIISEGEISNGDWGSIFVFPDGVTVDVLSP from the coding sequence ATGAAACGATCCACGACTTTCATGCGCCGGCAGGCGTTTACGCTCATCGAACTTATGGTGGTGATTGCTATCATCGGGATTCTTTTCACGCTGGTGTCTCCACAGATCGGCAAAGCGCGGTTACGGGGAAAATTGACGCAGCAGGCGCATCGTGCAAAATCGATTGTGGAAGCCATTACGGCGAAAGAGGCGGCGAGTCGGTTCAGTCAAGGCTGGCCCCAGGCGGCGGAGTATAATTCTTCCACCGCTTTTCTGAAATCACTGGTGGAAGAGGGCTATCTGGATGTGGATTATGCTTTTTTTGCGGCACCGGGGATGACGCCGGCGCGCAGTGCGACGGATTTTTCGCCGGAAAACAATGCCTGGTGTATCCTGAAAGGGGTAAATGATACGACCCCGGGCCATACGCCGGTCGTGTTTCTCCGGAATATGAATGCCGGCAGCGGTTTTCTCGCGGATGAAGAGCCGTTTGGAGATAAAGGGTTTGCCTATGCCACGAAAAACGGGGAAGCGGTCATTATCAGTGAAGGGGAAATCTCCAACGGGGACTGGGGATCGATTTTTGTGTTTCCGGATGGGGTGACGGTGGATGTGCTTTCACCCTGA
- the purD gene encoding phosphoribosylamine--glycine ligase, giving the protein MKILVVGNGGREHALAWKLANDSAKPELFCTPGNAGTAELGTNLGFGATDLDGIKGWCLENEPDLVVIGPEAPLCAGLADILEAEGLRVFGPNKAAAELEGSKQFAKEIMKAAGVPTSAYETFTDPDEACAYVRERGAPIVIKADGLAAGKGVTVAETVEQAEAAIKDALEGNAFGEAGSRVVIEDFLVGEEASILALIDGENVVMLASSQDHKRIFEKDEGPNTGGMGAYSPASIVNETVLKKVKEEVYDRTLAELKKRGITYKGVLYAGLMIENDQPSVVEFNCRFGDPETQAVLARWDGDMLPAINGVIDGTLSEDLISWKDEHSVCVVMVAGGYPGSYAKGNEIQNLDKANAVDDTVVFHAGTAQDDDKVVTAGGRVLGITSLGHDLLDALSKAYISVETISFKDYFYRNDIGHRELKRLGIDLNNETRG; this is encoded by the coding sequence ATGAAGATTCTGGTGGTCGGCAACGGCGGACGTGAACATGCACTGGCCTGGAAATTGGCGAATGACAGTGCGAAACCCGAACTTTTCTGTACACCGGGCAATGCCGGCACCGCTGAGCTGGGAACGAATTTGGGTTTCGGGGCCACCGATCTTGATGGGATCAAGGGCTGGTGCCTTGAGAATGAGCCCGATCTGGTGGTGATCGGTCCGGAAGCACCGCTCTGTGCCGGGCTTGCGGATATTCTGGAAGCGGAAGGACTCCGCGTGTTCGGGCCGAATAAAGCCGCAGCTGAGCTGGAAGGCTCTAAACAGTTTGCCAAGGAAATCATGAAGGCGGCCGGCGTGCCGACCTCGGCCTATGAAACCTTCACCGATCCGGACGAAGCATGTGCCTATGTCCGGGAACGCGGGGCGCCGATTGTCATCAAGGCCGACGGCCTGGCGGCGGGTAAGGGTGTTACGGTGGCCGAAACGGTCGAACAGGCCGAAGCGGCAATCAAAGATGCGCTCGAAGGCAATGCGTTCGGCGAGGCCGGATCGCGCGTGGTGATCGAAGATTTTCTCGTCGGTGAAGAGGCGTCGATTCTGGCGCTGATCGACGGTGAAAACGTGGTGATGCTTGCGTCGTCGCAGGACCATAAACGCATTTTTGAAAAAGATGAGGGACCGAATACCGGTGGCATGGGCGCGTATTCGCCGGCTTCGATTGTGAATGAAACGGTGCTGAAAAAGGTGAAAGAAGAGGTCTATGACCGCACACTGGCCGAGCTGAAAAAGCGCGGCATCACCTATAAAGGCGTACTGTATGCCGGCCTGATGATCGAAAATGATCAGCCGAGCGTGGTGGAATTCAACTGCCGCTTCGGCGATCCGGAAACGCAGGCGGTGCTGGCGCGCTGGGACGGCGATATGCTGCCGGCGATCAACGGGGTGATTGACGGCACGCTCTCTGAAGACCTGATTTCGTGGAAAGACGAGCACAGTGTCTGCGTGGTGATGGTGGCCGGCGGCTATCCGGGCAGCTATGCCAAGGGTAATGAAATCCAGAATCTCGATAAAGCCAACGCCGTGGATGATACGGTGGTTTTCCATGCGGGCACCGCGCAGGACGACGATAAGGTGGTGACGGCCGGCGGGCGCGTTCTCGGCATTACTTCGCTGGGACATGATTTGCTGGATGCGCTTTCGAAGGCCTACATCTCGGTGGAAACCATCAGTTTTAAGGATTACTTTTACCGCAACGACATTGGTCACCGTGAACTGAAGCGTCTGGGTATTGATCTAAATAACGAAACGAGAGGGTAA
- the purE gene encoding 5-(carboxyamino)imidazole ribonucleotide mutase: protein MEATKKPAVAIVMGSQTDWPVMEFTRNTLKKFGIESTVKVMSAHRTPHEAVEFAESAADNGYEVIIGAAGGAAHLCGVLAGHTVLPVIGVPVKGWSLDGLDSLLSTVQMPKGVPVATVAIGKAGAINAAILAVQIMGGADAELRAKMVEYKKTMAEEVIAADAALQAEING from the coding sequence ATGGAAGCAACAAAAAAGCCTGCTGTGGCCATTGTGATGGGCAGTCAAACGGACTGGCCGGTGATGGAATTCACGCGCAATACGCTGAAGAAATTCGGCATTGAAAGTACGGTGAAAGTGATGTCGGCGCACCGTACCCCGCATGAAGCGGTGGAATTCGCGGAAAGCGCGGCGGATAACGGATATGAAGTCATTATCGGTGCGGCCGGCGGCGCGGCGCATCTGTGCGGTGTGCTGGCGGGTCATACGGTGCTGCCGGTGATCGGCGTGCCGGTTAAGGGCTGGTCGCTCGACGGGCTGGATTCCCTGCTCTCCACCGTTCAGATGCCCAAGGGCGTTCCGGTGGCGACGGTGGCGATCGGTAAAGCCGGTGCCATCAACGCAGCGATCCTGGCGGTCCAGATTATGGGCGGAGCCGATGCGGAGCTGCGCGCTAAAATGGTTGAATACAAAAAGACCATGGCCGAAGAGGTTATTGCGGCCGACGCCGCGCTTCAGGCTGAAATTAACGGCTGA
- a CDS encoding AbrB/MazE/SpoVT family DNA-binding domain-containing protein yields the protein MAYKTKVRKIGNSLGIVLPKEALQAMKVEEGATLYITEAAEGAVQVTPEDKDFQDMMEIAEKGMRDYRNALRELAK from the coding sequence ATGGCTTATAAAACAAAAGTACGGAAGATCGGCAATTCACTGGGCATCGTGCTGCCGAAAGAAGCGCTGCAGGCGATGAAGGTGGAAGAGGGCGCAACGCTTTATATTACGGAAGCTGCTGAAGGTGCGGTTCAGGTGACGCCTGAAGATAAGGACTTTCAGGACATGATGGAAATTGCTGAAAAGGGTATGCGCGACTACAGGAATGCCCTGCGGGAACTGGCTAAGTGA
- a CDS encoding type II toxin-antitoxin system death-on-curing family toxin, whose translation MNQPRWISARVIHAVHEELLARFGGLSGVRDQAMLESALDRPKNSFHYSEPTIYSMASDYAVGIVKNHPFVDGNKRTGFMAAYIFLMANGKKFQASEESTVLQTLALAAGEIDGTPYAAWLEASCEAPE comes from the coding sequence GTGAATCAACCGCGATGGATTTCTGCCCGTGTAATCCATGCGGTGCATGAGGAGTTGCTTGCGCGGTTCGGTGGGTTGTCCGGCGTTCGCGACCAAGCTATGCTGGAGTCGGCCTTGGATCGTCCCAAAAATTCGTTTCATTATAGTGAGCCGACGATTTATTCGATGGCTTCGGATTATGCGGTTGGCATTGTGAAGAATCATCCCTTTGTTGATGGGAACAAGCGTACCGGCTTCATGGCAGCCTATATCTTTCTTATGGCAAATGGAAAAAAGTTTCAGGCCTCGGAAGAAAGTACGGTGTTACAGACTCTGGCCCTGGCGGCCGGGGAGATCGACGGAACACCATATGCCGCGTGGCTGGAAGCCTCATGCGAGGCTCCCGAATAG
- a CDS encoding YgaP family membrane protein, which yields MEGDKYEDGKLHPHHCGSFILISLALAHFISPRWLWFTVFVGANLLQSGITKWCLMESILSRIGVEK from the coding sequence ATTGAAGGAGATAAATATGAAGATGGAAAACTACATCCGCATCATTGCGGCTCATTCATTTTGATCTCGCTGGCTCTCGCCCACTTCATCAGCCCCAGGTGGCTTTGGTTCACGGTCTTTGTCGGTGCCAACCTGCTACAGTCCGGCATCACCAAATGGTGTCTGATGGAAAGCATTCTCTCCCGAATCGGCGTAGAGAAATAG
- a CDS encoding glycosyl hydrolase family 18 protein, with amino-acid sequence MNIIRLTLLTLCIAANSSARFNETWAYLMKGEEKYFPVTSPITDIGCFSASVDPDGNLTGGHQTPPRLSGANPGTRYHLVITMPWSTTLSHLYLDPELPFRQRIIDGITERCQPFDGLQIDFEAISSKDRANYFKFLVAVKKALPEDKLFSVAVMARWADHKKKNPQDAFDYSFIGKVADRVIVMAYDEHYRGGSAGPIASLPWCTRIYNYASSTIPGEKLIMGIPLYGRSWQKEKTTAAMRNPEVWTDLRKRGVELTSTSENGGSYSYSTNVTINVHFESMPSLNAKMDLYASRPTQGIAFWRISQEPLGFWNKIAE; translated from the coding sequence ATGAATATTATCAGACTCACACTGCTCACCCTCTGCATCGCCGCCAACTCATCTGCCCGGTTCAATGAAACCTGGGCCTATCTGATGAAAGGCGAAGAAAAATATTTCCCTGTCACCTCTCCGATCACCGATATCGGCTGTTTCAGTGCATCAGTGGATCCGGATGGAAACCTGACCGGCGGTCACCAGACACCGCCCCGTCTTTCCGGAGCAAATCCCGGAACGCGCTACCACCTCGTCATCACCATGCCCTGGAGCACCACCCTTTCCCATCTCTATCTCGACCCGGAACTCCCCTTCCGACAGCGCATCATCGATGGAATCACGGAACGCTGCCAACCGTTCGACGGACTGCAGATCGACTTCGAGGCCATCAGCTCCAAAGACCGCGCCAACTATTTCAAATTCCTCGTCGCCGTCAAAAAGGCCTTACCGGAAGACAAACTTTTCAGCGTCGCCGTCATGGCCCGCTGGGCCGATCACAAAAAGAAAAATCCACAGGATGCATTCGATTACTCCTTCATCGGGAAAGTGGCCGACCGCGTCATCGTGATGGCCTATGACGAACACTACCGCGGAGGATCCGCAGGCCCGATTGCCTCACTGCCCTGGTGTACCCGGATCTACAACTATGCCTCGTCAACCATCCCCGGTGAAAAGCTGATCATGGGCATTCCGCTCTACGGCCGCTCCTGGCAGAAAGAAAAAACCACCGCCGCCATGCGGAATCCCGAAGTTTGGACTGATCTTCGCAAACGCGGCGTCGAACTCACCAGCACTTCCGAAAACGGGGGAAGTTATTCCTACTCCACCAACGTAACCATTAACGTCCATTTTGAATCCATGCCGTCGCTCAATGCCAAGATGGACCTCTATGCCTCGCGCCCCACGCAGGGCATCGCCTTCTGGCGCATCTCCCAGGAACCCCTCGGCTTCTGGAATAAAATCGCCGAATAG
- a CDS encoding PAS domain-containing protein, whose amino-acid sequence MFSILLFPRTGLAQQVDALIIPLQMNIISYLFIGVLLIIAVTMFLLFQRRYKTTKRELDGLTEELTVTRTRLTESNEKLEAEINSHKATNSRFTDILFEAGTGMFQLDHSGKCIYINQALQEMSGLYPQKALKEGIHSAVHPEDKDEFIEAWQLFAEQDETDFEHRFRFRHSRDRISHVVCRGRRVRNVRKDVESYIFWVTDITPFQERVQDSEAEARRMANFMLSSSAGFYRLVPESPVSMGSNPDRIAEKIMKTMVLGDCNQTFAGLYGVTPDQLMGKTIGEMKDGCGLFRSLDVLREFARNNFRAVNIESVHLDANGTRVNLVHEVKGIVEAGKLVGIWGMQRDISSRKRELAERNSRIRFLQRIIDSLPADVQVKDTRCQYLYASKKLAERTGISQEEWVGKTIYEIMPGAPRDYDVLAIKAMKTGTLQRCERQFNAQGQKGWMENNQIPLVSKDGLVEGVISLSFSITDHKNREEDALNERMNMETRLVNTQNELADEKEQNARHSTELAELQSRLDTFETSRASREQEFEHMLAETRKVEESLRRSEQGLLTRQQQLEEQLSKRLNDLNTETDKRKKWEELLQIKEDELRKIEENLAEIKEHYTQETARREDSENQLRSMQTQLSKLRGQLAEIEEQHERELEKLNAQHQTGLEAEQSGRKKAENQLSRTREFLESTQEQVKRMTEQHTQELEEEVTERKAAANKLLNSMNELESLRKEFGQRLEEETRAIKQELAQKQIREKAMRKHEKDQEKRIKELERTLNQNSKDYAEQLQAREGAESEKNEIEQKMEQLSQQQQKLMNQEREKMNLTIADIRLGEVKIRRKANELEAEKARLEEQIHVRDDSLEKARRQQQKLEAELNEAQAEVQQLSGSRSKMVASETSALRKQLEKMEKAAQDMKVKIEGLMVEKNELGKNLETRNSELKKAAREYRKVVDAYKAAQSQMQQIYDSQKGLVAQQTGDLKAEIKRLQRSEQMLRQRETELQGRIKAHEDEFEKLNTALREETDHRYEAEKKLRELEVTLRATLQDSDELLKKQTDALKQEVEHAKQKEVGLITELKLAEATVKNRDTALDTLNKEQHNIAERLKEAKQKLADAEQTYQTKLNKSRGEIKAVSQTNGRLINELSGMVHDSLEPVVETAEQLEKSNNLSEAQRHQIADAGRNCRGLIDSLNYRAELNLLSHGDSRINEDHLDLHSLLNEIDQQYTARAEAQKLFFALSFAQYQASNNVPKHVVTDKEKMRKILMILLGYALKKTRKGRMGLHVTRTSSDSENFSIVFELAYTPEEVNDELLDGIFAKESEGAVDIKHGLTLARKYISMLGGSCSTEQRDAGISAITLTFPFKRAKSEIIIPNGDENSKAGAA is encoded by the coding sequence ATGTTCAGCATACTGCTGTTTCCCCGCACGGGACTGGCCCAGCAGGTGGATGCTTTGATCATTCCCCTTCAGATGAACATTATATCCTATCTCTTTATCGGCGTTCTGCTGATCATTGCAGTGACCATGTTTCTGTTGTTTCAACGGCGCTATAAAACGACAAAACGTGAACTGGACGGTTTGACTGAAGAATTGACGGTGACCCGAACCCGACTCACAGAATCCAACGAAAAGCTTGAAGCGGAAATCAACAGCCATAAGGCCACGAACTCCCGCTTCACCGATATACTCTTTGAGGCCGGCACGGGCATGTTCCAGCTCGATCACTCCGGAAAATGCATTTACATCAATCAGGCCCTGCAGGAGATGTCGGGCCTGTATCCCCAGAAAGCGCTGAAAGAAGGTATCCACAGCGCCGTGCATCCGGAAGACAAAGACGAATTTATTGAAGCTTGGCAGCTCTTTGCCGAGCAGGACGAAACCGACTTCGAACATCGTTTCCGTTTCCGGCACTCGCGCGACCGCATCTCGCACGTTGTCTGTCGCGGCCGCCGGGTACGTAATGTACGAAAGGATGTTGAAAGTTATATTTTCTGGGTCACCGACATCACACCGTTCCAGGAAAGGGTCCAGGACAGCGAGGCCGAAGCCCGCCGGATGGCAAACTTTATGTTATCATCTTCCGCCGGATTCTACCGCCTTGTGCCGGAGTCTCCTGTTTCGATGGGTTCCAATCCGGACCGGATTGCTGAAAAAATCATGAAAACCATGGTGCTGGGCGACTGTAACCAAACCTTTGCCGGACTCTACGGTGTCACACCGGATCAGCTGATGGGAAAAACCATCGGCGAAATGAAGGATGGCTGCGGACTGTTCCGCTCCCTGGATGTGCTGAGAGAATTTGCGCGTAATAATTTCAGGGCCGTCAACATTGAATCGGTCCACCTCGACGCCAATGGCACGCGCGTCAACCTCGTCCATGAAGTGAAAGGCATTGTTGAGGCGGGAAAGCTGGTGGGAATCTGGGGCATGCAGCGAGATATCAGTTCCCGCAAACGCGAGCTGGCCGAACGCAACAGCAGAATTCGGTTTTTGCAACGGATTATTGATTCACTGCCAGCCGATGTACAGGTCAAGGACACCCGCTGCCAGTATCTCTATGCCAGTAAAAAACTGGCTGAACGCACCGGAATTTCCCAGGAGGAATGGGTTGGCAAAACCATATACGAGATTATGCCGGGGGCTCCAAGAGACTATGATGTGCTGGCTATCAAGGCCATGAAAACCGGAACCCTGCAACGGTGCGAACGTCAGTTTAATGCACAGGGCCAGAAGGGCTGGATGGAAAACAACCAAATTCCGCTGGTCTCCAAAGACGGCCTGGTTGAAGGCGTGATCAGCCTCTCCTTCAGTATCACAGACCATAAAAACCGTGAAGAAGATGCCCTGAACGAGCGGATGAACATGGAAACCCGGCTCGTCAATACACAGAACGAGCTCGCCGATGAAAAAGAACAGAATGCTCGGCATTCGACTGAGTTGGCAGAGCTACAGAGCCGACTGGACACATTTGAAACCAGCCGGGCTTCCAGAGAACAGGAGTTTGAACACATGCTGGCCGAGACCAGAAAAGTGGAGGAAAGCCTCCGCCGCAGTGAACAGGGATTGCTTACCCGGCAGCAGCAACTCGAAGAACAGCTTTCCAAACGCCTGAACGATCTGAACACCGAAACCGATAAGCGTAAGAAATGGGAGGAACTGCTGCAGATCAAAGAAGATGAATTACGAAAAATCGAAGAGAACTTGGCCGAAATTAAAGAGCACTATACCCAGGAAACCGCCCGTCGCGAAGACAGCGAAAATCAACTGCGCAGTATGCAGACCCAACTGAGTAAACTCCGCGGACAGCTTGCGGAGATTGAAGAACAGCACGAACGCGAGCTGGAAAAGCTGAATGCACAGCACCAGACCGGGCTCGAAGCAGAGCAGAGCGGACGGAAAAAAGCCGAAAACCAGCTGTCCCGCACCCGGGAATTTCTCGAGAGCACACAGGAGCAGGTGAAACGCATGACCGAACAGCACACGCAGGAGCTCGAAGAAGAGGTCACTGAACGTAAGGCTGCGGCCAATAAACTGCTCAACAGTATGAACGAGCTGGAATCCCTGCGCAAAGAGTTCGGCCAGCGACTCGAAGAAGAGACCCGGGCCATTAAACAGGAACTGGCCCAGAAGCAGATTCGCGAAAAAGCCATGCGGAAACATGAAAAGGACCAGGAAAAACGGATCAAAGAGCTGGAACGGACGCTGAACCAGAATAGCAAAGATTATGCGGAGCAGCTCCAGGCGCGCGAGGGAGCCGAAAGCGAGAAAAATGAGATTGAGCAAAAGATGGAACAGCTCTCTCAACAACAGCAGAAGCTGATGAATCAGGAACGTGAAAAAATGAACCTGACCATCGCCGACATCCGTCTGGGTGAGGTGAAAATCCGCAGAAAAGCAAATGAACTCGAAGCGGAAAAAGCCCGACTCGAAGAGCAGATTCATGTGCGTGATGACAGTTTGGAAAAAGCCCGCCGGCAACAGCAGAAACTCGAAGCGGAACTGAACGAAGCTCAGGCCGAAGTGCAACAGCTCTCGGGAAGCCGTTCCAAAATGGTGGCCTCCGAAACCTCCGCCCTCCGGAAACAGCTGGAGAAAATGGAAAAAGCCGCACAGGACATGAAGGTGAAAATCGAAGGTCTGATGGTGGAGAAAAATGAGCTGGGTAAAAATCTGGAGACCCGGAACAGCGAACTGAAAAAAGCCGCCAGAGAATACCGAAAAGTGGTCGACGCCTATAAAGCCGCACAAAGCCAGATGCAGCAAATATATGACAGCCAGAAAGGGCTTGTTGCCCAGCAGACCGGAGATCTCAAAGCCGAGATTAAACGGCTTCAGCGGTCCGAGCAGATGCTTCGCCAGCGCGAAACAGAACTTCAGGGCCGGATCAAAGCTCACGAGGATGAATTTGAAAAACTTAACACTGCCCTGCGTGAGGAAACCGACCACCGTTATGAAGCCGAAAAGAAACTGCGCGAGCTGGAGGTCACCTTGCGCGCCACTTTACAGGACAGCGATGAACTCCTTAAAAAACAGACCGATGCTCTTAAACAAGAGGTCGAACATGCCAAACAGAAAGAAGTCGGCCTGATTACGGAACTGAAGCTGGCTGAAGCCACCGTTAAAAATCGCGACACAGCCCTCGATACCCTGAATAAGGAACAGCACAACATTGCCGAACGGCTGAAAGAGGCCAAACAGAAACTGGCCGATGCAGAACAAACCTATCAGACGAAACTCAACAAATCGCGGGGAGAGATAAAGGCCGTCAGCCAGACCAACGGAAGACTGATCAACGAACTCAGTGGCATGGTTCACGATTCACTTGAACCGGTGGTTGAAACTGCCGAGCAACTGGAAAAATCAAATAACCTTTCCGAAGCACAACGGCATCAGATCGCCGATGCCGGCCGCAACTGCCGCGGCCTGATTGATTCATTAAACTACCGTGCCGAACTCAACCTTTTAAGTCATGGCGACAGCCGGATTAACGAGGATCATCTGGACCTGCACTCCCTGCTGAATGAAATCGACCAGCAATACACGGCACGTGCAGAAGCGCAAAAACTGTTTTTCGCGTTGAGTTTCGCTCAATATCAGGCCTCCAACAATGTGCCGAAACATGTTGTAACGGATAAAGAAAAGATGCGGAAAATCCTCATGATTCTACTGGGTTATGCACTGAAGAAAACCCGTAAAGGCCGGATGGGCCTGCATGTAACCCGGACCTCTTCCGACTCGGAGAACTTCAGCATTGTCTTCGAGCTGGCCTACACGCCCGAAGAGGTAAACGATGAACTGCTGGACGGCATTTTCGCTAAAGAATCCGAAGGTGCAGTTGATATAAAACATGGTCTGACGCTTGCCCGCAAATATATCTCCATGCTCGGCGGTTCATGCAGCACCGAACAGCGGGATGCCGGCATCAGTGCCATCACACTGACCTTCCCCTTCAAACGGGCCAAGTCCGAAATCATTATCCCTAATGGCGATGAAAACTCCAAAGCAGGCGCAGCATAA